Proteins from a genomic interval of Clostridium sp. M62/1:
- a CDS encoding helix-turn-helix transcriptional regulator has protein sequence MIEKTIGRMPAPGEAVTSGTGRKNSAGTYIVRKAVKYIQENYRNRLTLAVVAEQLFVSQWHLSKLINRYTGNSFSELLNQVRIEEARKLLKDPKRRVGDIAVEVGFSDSAHFCHVFKRQIGISAGEYRNRVMKGLIDEESEEV, from the coding sequence ATGATTGAAAAAACAATCGGCAGGATGCCGGCCCCAGGAGAAGCAGTAACGTCCGGAACAGGCAGAAAAAATTCTGCGGGCACCTATATTGTCAGGAAAGCGGTAAAATATATTCAGGAGAACTACAGAAATCGTCTGACACTAGCGGTGGTGGCGGAGCAGCTCTTTGTGAGCCAGTGGCATTTGAGCAAGCTGATCAACCGGTATACGGGAAACAGCTTTTCGGAGCTCCTGAATCAGGTGAGGATTGAGGAGGCCAGAAAGCTGCTGAAAGATCCAAAGAGGCGGGTTGGGGATATCGCCGTGGAGGTGGGCTTTTCAGACAGCGCCCATTTCTGCCACGTCTTTAAACGTCAGATCGGCATATCAGCGGGGGAGTACAGGAACAGGGTGATGAAAGGCCTGATAGATGAGGAAAGTGAGGAGGTCTGA
- a CDS encoding sensor histidine kinase, producing MKIKTRLAIAFITITVVPIFLIYAAITALSNYQIRSFQKTYGLSEQVDLLSGNSMQVFNRLTINTEKKIREVAGTEPEKLETPEYLDRVNKVLEDKYSFLMVRKGDRIIYQGALDGEDLVDGLPAYGDYNGNGLSGGVYLDGEEQHLLKQIDFRFDDGSEGSAFIVTNVGEYMPEIKSMLMEMLLAGIAIICLTGGLLVMWVYRSILSPLHRLREATQKIRDGNLDFTLDVGDDDEIGLLCQDFEEMRLRLKESAEEKVQYDKESKELISNISHDLKTPITAIKGYVEGIQDGVASSPEKLSKYIRTIYNKANDMDRLIDELTFYSKIDTNRIPYTFSKINVAEYFWDCVEEVGLDMETRGIELGYFNYVDEDVLIIADAEQMKRVINNIIGNSLKYLDKKKGIINIRIKDDGDFVQIVIEDNGKGIAAKDLPYIFDRFYRTDSSRNSSKGGSGIGLSIVKKIIEDHGGRIWATSKEGIGTEIHFVLRKYQEVIQE from the coding sequence ATGAAGATCAAAACGCGTCTGGCTATTGCCTTTATCACAATTACAGTGGTGCCGATTTTCCTCATCTATGCGGCGATTACGGCTCTGAGCAATTATCAGATTCGTTCTTTCCAGAAAACCTACGGCCTGAGCGAGCAGGTAGATCTGCTGTCGGGAAATTCCATGCAGGTGTTCAATCGCCTCACCATAAATACGGAGAAAAAAATCCGGGAGGTGGCGGGGACGGAGCCGGAGAAGCTGGAAACGCCGGAATATTTGGACAGAGTGAACAAGGTTCTGGAGGACAAGTATTCCTTTCTCATGGTGCGCAAGGGAGACCGCATTATCTATCAGGGAGCTTTGGACGGGGAGGATCTGGTCGACGGTCTTCCCGCCTACGGCGATTATAATGGAAACGGGCTGTCGGGAGGAGTTTACCTGGACGGTGAAGAGCAGCATCTGCTAAAACAGATTGATTTCCGGTTTGACGACGGCAGTGAGGGAAGCGCATTCATTGTCACAAATGTAGGCGAGTATATGCCGGAGATTAAATCCATGCTCATGGAGATGCTCCTGGCTGGAATCGCCATCATCTGTCTGACAGGCGGCCTCCTGGTGATGTGGGTGTACCGATCGATTTTATCGCCGCTCCACAGGCTCAGGGAGGCGACACAGAAGATACGGGACGGAAATCTGGATTTCACGCTGGACGTGGGAGATGACGATGAGATCGGACTTTTATGCCAGGACTTTGAGGAGATGCGCCTCAGATTAAAGGAGTCAGCGGAGGAGAAGGTTCAGTATGACAAGGAGAGCAAGGAGCTGATCAGCAATATTTCCCACGATCTGAAAACGCCCATCACGGCCATTAAAGGATATGTGGAAGGGATTCAGGATGGCGTGGCCTCCTCTCCGGAAAAGCTGAGCAAATATATCCGCACGATTTACAACAAGGCAAACGATATGGACCGCCTGATCGACGAGCTGACCTTTTACTCTAAGATTGACACAAACAGGATTCCATACACGTTTTCCAAAATCAATGTGGCTGAGTATTTCTGGGACTGCGTGGAAGAGGTCGGCCTGGATATGGAGACCAGGGGAATCGAGCTTGGCTATTTCAACTATGTGGACGAGGATGTGCTGATTATCGCGGATGCGGAACAGATGAAGCGCGTAATCAACAATATTATCGGAAATTCTCTCAAATATCTCGACAAGAAAAAGGGCATTATCAATATCAGAATTAAGGATGACGGCGATTTTGTCCAGATTGTCATAGAGGATAACGGGAAGGGCATAGCGGCGAAGGATCTGCCCTATATTTTCGACCGGTTCTACCGGACAGACTCTTCGCGAAACTCCTCCAAGGGAGGCAGCGGAATCGGTCTCTCCATTGTGAAGAAGATTATCGAGGATCACGGGGGACGCATCTGGGCCACCAGCAAGGAAGGAATCGGCACAGAGATTCACTTTGTGCTTAGAAAATATCAGGAGGTTATTCAGGAATGA
- the metK gene encoding methionine adenosyltransferase, translating to MEKLLFTSESVTEGHPDKMCDQISDAILDALIEKDPMSRVACETAVTTGLVMVMGEITTNAYVDIQKIVRETVREIGYDRAKYGFDCDTCGVLTAIDEQSADIALGVDKALEAKEHRMSEEEIDAIGAGDQGMMFGFATNETEEYMPYPISLAHKLARRLTEVRKNGTMPYLRPDGKTQVTVEYDEAGKPFRLDAVVLSTQHDEKVTQEQIHKDVKRYVFDPVLPAGMIDTNTKFFINPTGRFVIGGPHGDSGLTGRKIIVDTYGGYARHGGGAFSGKDCTKVDRSAAYAARYVAKNIVAAGLADKCEIQLSYAIGVAHPTSIMADTFGTGKLSDNELVEIIRKHFDLRPAGIIKMLDLRRPIYKQTAAYGHFGRNDLDLPWEKLDKADMLKEYLPK from the coding sequence GTGGAGAAATTACTTTTTACATCCGAATCAGTTACAGAAGGCCATCCGGACAAAATGTGCGATCAGATCTCCGATGCGATTCTGGACGCTCTCATAGAGAAGGATCCTATGAGCCGCGTGGCCTGCGAGACGGCAGTGACCACAGGCCTTGTGATGGTAATGGGTGAGATTACAACAAATGCCTACGTAGATATTCAGAAAATTGTCAGGGAGACCGTGCGCGAGATTGGCTATGACCGTGCCAAGTACGGCTTCGACTGTGATACCTGCGGTGTGCTGACTGCCATTGACGAGCAGTCTGCCGACATTGCTCTGGGAGTTGACAAGGCTCTGGAGGCCAAGGAGCACAGAATGTCTGAGGAGGAGATCGATGCCATCGGAGCAGGCGACCAGGGAATGATGTTCGGCTTTGCCACAAACGAGACAGAGGAGTATATGCCATACCCTATCTCTCTGGCTCACAAGCTGGCACGCCGTCTGACAGAGGTCAGAAAGAACGGCACCATGCCGTATCTGCGTCCTGACGGAAAGACACAGGTTACGGTGGAGTACGATGAGGCAGGAAAACCGTTCCGCCTGGATGCGGTTGTCCTCTCCACACAGCACGATGAGAAGGTGACCCAGGAACAGATCCATAAGGATGTGAAGCGCTATGTCTTTGATCCGGTGCTTCCGGCCGGTATGATCGACACAAATACCAAGTTCTTCATCAACCCTACAGGCCGCTTCGTTATCGGAGGCCCCCACGGAGACAGCGGACTGACCGGAAGAAAGATCATCGTGGACACCTACGGCGGATATGCCCGTCACGGCGGCGGAGCATTCTCCGGAAAGGACTGCACAAAGGTGGATCGCTCTGCAGCTTACGCAGCCCGCTATGTGGCAAAGAACATTGTGGCCGCAGGGCTGGCTGACAAGTGCGAGATTCAGCTCTCCTACGCCATCGGCGTGGCTCATCCTACCTCCATCATGGCGGATACGTTCGGAACGGGAAAGCTCTCCGACAATGAGCTGGTGGAGATTATCAGAAAGCATTTTGACCTGCGCCCGGCAGGCATCATCAAGATGCTGGATCTGCGCCGTCCGATTTACAAGCAGACAGCGGCTTACGGACATTTCGGAAGAAATGATCTGGACTTGCCGTGGGAGAAGTTAGACAAGGCGGATATGCTGAAGGAGTACCTTCCGAAATAG
- a CDS encoding UDP-N-acetylglucosamine 1-carboxyvinyltransferase, whose protein sequence is MEQYIMKGGNPLVGEVTISGAKNAALGILAASIMTDEEVIIENLPDVRDINVLLEAIEEIGARVDRIDRHTARINARHIKEVSVDDEYIRKIRASYYFIGALLGKYKSAEVPLPGGCNIGSRPIDQHIKGFRALGAEVEVKRGAVVAHAIDLVGSHIYLDVVSVGATINVMMAATLAEGETIIENAAKEPHVVDVANFLNSMGANVKGAGTDIIRIRGVRKLHGTEYSIIPDQIEAGTFMCAAAITRGDIMVQNVIPKHLEAITAKLIEMGCEVTEFDEAVRVVGKPRQKHMDIKTLPYPGFPTDMQPQITVTLALAEGTSVVTESIFENRFKYVDELSRMGGNIKVEGNVAIIDGVKGFTGATVNAPDLRAGAALVIAGLAAEGYTVVDEIGYIQRGYENFEEKLRGLGAMIEKVDSEKEAQKFRLKVG, encoded by the coding sequence ATGGAACAGTATATCATGAAAGGCGGCAATCCCCTGGTCGGTGAGGTCACCATCAGCGGAGCGAAAAATGCCGCCCTGGGAATATTAGCTGCATCAATAATGACCGACGAAGAAGTGATCATAGAAAACCTGCCGGATGTGCGGGATATCAATGTACTCTTGGAGGCCATCGAGGAGATCGGGGCGAGGGTGGACCGCATTGACCGCCACACGGCGAGGATTAATGCCAGACACATTAAGGAAGTCAGCGTGGACGATGAGTACATAAGAAAGATCCGCGCTTCCTACTATTTTATCGGGGCGCTCCTCGGAAAGTACAAGAGCGCCGAGGTTCCCCTGCCGGGCGGCTGCAATATCGGAAGCCGTCCCATTGACCAGCACATCAAGGGCTTTCGGGCTCTGGGCGCCGAGGTGGAGGTAAAGAGGGGAGCCGTTGTGGCTCACGCCATTGATCTGGTGGGAAGCCATATCTATCTCGACGTAGTCAGCGTAGGGGCGACTATCAATGTGATGATGGCCGCTACTCTGGCAGAGGGAGAGACGATTATCGAGAACGCGGCCAAGGAGCCTCACGTGGTGGATGTGGCCAACTTCTTAAACAGCATGGGAGCCAATGTCAAGGGAGCAGGTACGGATATTATCCGAATCAGAGGAGTCAGGAAGCTTCACGGAACTGAGTATTCCATTATTCCGGATCAGATTGAGGCTGGTACATTTATGTGCGCAGCTGCCATTACCCGCGGCGACATTATGGTACAGAATGTGATCCCCAAGCATCTGGAGGCCATCACAGCCAAGCTGATCGAGATGGGCTGCGAGGTGACAGAGTTTGACGAGGCTGTGCGGGTGGTTGGAAAGCCCCGCCAGAAGCATATGGATATTAAGACCCTGCCCTATCCGGGATTTCCCACTGACATGCAGCCGCAGATTACAGTGACTCTGGCCCTTGCAGAGGGAACCAGTGTGGTGACAGAGAGTATTTTTGAAAACAGGTTTAAATATGTGGATGAGCTGTCCCGCATGGGCGGAAATATCAAGGTAGAGGGAAATGTGGCCATTATCGACGGCGTGAAGGGCTTTACGGGAGCTACGGTCAATGCGCCGGATCTGAGAGCAGGAGCCGCCCTCGTTATCGCAGGCCTGGCTGCCGAGGGCTACACGGTGGTAGACGAGATCGGCTACATCCAGAGAGGCTATGAGAACTTCGAGGAGAAGCTGAGAGGCCTGGGAGCTATGATTGAGAAGGTCGACTCCGAGAAGGAAGCCCAGAAATTCAGACTCAAGGTGGGCTGA
- a CDS encoding response regulator transcription factor → MSRILIVEDEEAIAELEKDYLELSGFEVEIEDNGETGLKRALEEDFDLLILDLMLPGVDGFEICRKVREAKNTPIIMVSAKKDDIDKIRGLGLGADDYITKPFSPSEMVARVKAHMARYERLIGSGMPENEIIEIRGLKIDKTARRVYVNGEEKNFTTKEFDLLTFLAQNPNHVFTKEELFSRIWDMESLGDIATVTVHIKKIREKIEFNTAKPQYIETIWGVGYRFKM, encoded by the coding sequence ATGAGCAGAATTTTAATTGTTGAGGATGAGGAAGCTATCGCAGAGCTGGAGAAGGATTATCTCGAGCTTTCCGGCTTTGAAGTGGAAATCGAAGACAATGGGGAAACCGGCCTGAAAAGAGCGCTGGAGGAGGATTTTGATCTCCTGATTTTAGACTTGATGCTTCCGGGAGTAGATGGATTTGAGATTTGCCGGAAAGTCAGGGAGGCGAAAAATACGCCCATTATCATGGTTTCCGCAAAGAAGGATGACATTGACAAAATCCGGGGACTGGGGCTGGGAGCGGACGACTATATTACAAAACCCTTCAGCCCAAGCGAGATGGTCGCCAGAGTCAAGGCCCACATGGCCAGATACGAGAGGCTGATCGGAAGCGGGATGCCGGAGAATGAGATTATTGAGATACGCGGACTTAAAATTGACAAGACAGCCAGAAGAGTCTATGTAAATGGGGAGGAGAAAAACTTTACCACAAAGGAATTTGACCTGCTCACATTCCTCGCGCAGAATCCGAACCATGTATTCACCAAGGAAGAGCTGTTCAGCCGTATCTGGGATATGGAATCTCTGGGGGATATTGCGACAGTGACCGTGCATATTAAGAAGATCAGGGAGAAGATCGAGTTTAATACGGCAAAGCCTCAGTATATCGAGACGATATGGGGAGTCGGCTACCGCTTCAAGATGTAG